One Nomascus leucogenys isolate Asia chromosome 22a, Asia_NLE_v1, whole genome shotgun sequence DNA segment encodes these proteins:
- the HOMEZ gene encoding homeobox and leucine zipper protein Homez isoform X2, with protein sequence MVRGWEPPPGLDRAISEGHKSESTMPPNKEASGLSSSPAGLICLPPISEELQLVWTQATQTSELDSNEHLLKTFSYFPYPSLADIALLCLRYGLQMEKVKTWFMAQRLRCGISWSSEEIEETRARVVYRRDQLHFKSLLSFTHHAGRPPEEVPPPPMPAPAQVGIGIGPPTLSKPTQTKGLKVLANGATAASKSLQPLGCVPQSVSPSEQALPPHLEPAWPQGLRHNSVPGRVGPTEYLSPDMQRQRKTKRKTKEQLAILKSFFLQCQWARREDYQKLEQITGLPRPEIIQWFGDTRYALKHGQLKWFRDNAVPGAPSFQDPAIPTPPPSTRSLNERAETPPLPIPPPAPDIQPLERYWAAHQQLWETDIPQLSQASRLSTQQVLDWFDSRLPQPAEVVVCLDEEEEEEEEELPEDGEEEEEEEEEEDDDDDDDVIIQD encoded by the exons CTATCTCTGAAGGGCACAAATCAGAAAGCACCATGCCTCCTAATAAAGAGGCCAGCGGTCTCAGTAGTTCACCAGCGGGGCTCATCTGCCTCCCTCCAATCTCTGAGGAGCTACAGCTTGTGTGGACCCAAGCAACCCAGACCAGTGAGCTAGACAGCAATGAACACCTGCTAAAAACCTTCAGCTATTTTCCCTATCCCAGCCTAGCAGACATTGCCCTTCTCTGCCTACGTTATGGGTTGCAGATGGAGAAAGTCAAGACTTGGTTTATGGCCCAGCGCCTCCGCTGTGGTATTAGCTGGTCGTCTGAAGAAATAGAAGAGACTCGAGCCCGAGTAGTCTACCGTCGGGACCAACTCCATTTCAAATCCCTTCTCTCTTTTACTCATCATGCAGGACGGCCCCCAGAGGAGGTGCCTCCTCCTCCAATGCCAGCTCCAGCACAAGTTGGTATTGGAATAGGTCCTCCAACTCTTAGCAAGCCCACCCAGACGAAAGGATTGAAG GTACTGGCTAATGGAGCTACTGCTGCCTCTAAATCCCTCCAGCCACTAGGCTGTGTCCCACAGTCAGTGTCACCCAGTGAACAGGCATTACCCCCACATCTGGAACCAGCCTGGCCCCAAGGGCTACGGCATAACTCAGTACCAGGTAGAGTTGGCCCCACAGAGTACCTTTCCCCAGATATGCAACGCCAGCGAAAGACCAAGCGCAAAACCAAAGAGCAGCTGGCTAtccttaaatccttttttttaCAGTGCCAATGGGCACGGCGTGAGGATTACCAAAAGTTAGAACAGATCACTGGTTTACCTCGGCCTGAGATCATTCAGTGGTTTGGTGACACACGCTATGCCTTGAAGCATGGGCAACTAAAATGGTTTCGGGACAATGCAGTACCTGGTGCCCCTAGTTTCCAAGACCCAGCAATTCctacaccaccaccatcaacccGCTCCTTGAATGAAAGGGCTGAGACACCACCTCTGCCAATCCCTCCACCTGCACCGGATATACAACCCTTGGAGAGGTACTGGGCAGCCCACCAACAGCTATGGGAAACTGATATCCCTCAATTGAGTCAGGCATCAAGGCTTAGCACCCAGCAGGTACTGGATTGGTTTGACTCTCGATTACCTCAGCCAGCTGAGGTGGTAGTTTGTCtagatgaagaagaggaagaggaggaggaagaactgCCAGAAGAtggtgaggaagaagaggaggaggaggaagaggaagatgatgatgatgatgatgatgtgatcATACAAGACTga
- the HOMEZ gene encoding homeobox and leucine zipper protein Homez isoform X1 — protein MVRGWEPPPGLDRAISEGHKSESTMPPNKEASGLSSSPAGLICLPPISEELQLVWTQATQTSELDSNEHLLKTFSYFPYPSLADIALLCLRYGLQMEKVKTWFMAQRLRCGISWSSEEIEETRARVVYRRDQLHFKSLLSFTHHAGRPPEEVPPPPMPAPAQVGIGIGPPTLSKPTQTKGLKVEPEESSQMPPLPQSHQKLKESLMTPGSGAFPHQSDFWQHLQSSGLSKEQAGRGPNQSHGIGTASWNHSTTVHQPQARDKPPPIALIASSCKEESASSVTPSSSSTSSFQVLANGATAASKSLQPLGCVPQSVSPSEQALPPHLEPAWPQGLRHNSVPGRVGPTEYLSPDMQRQRKTKRKTKEQLAILKSFFLQCQWARREDYQKLEQITGLPRPEIIQWFGDTRYALKHGQLKWFRDNAVPGAPSFQDPAIPTPPPSTRSLNERAETPPLPIPPPAPDIQPLERYWAAHQQLWETDIPQLSQASRLSTQQVLDWFDSRLPQPAEVVVCLDEEEEEEEEELPEDGEEEEEEEEEEDDDDDDDVIIQD, from the coding sequence CTATCTCTGAAGGGCACAAATCAGAAAGCACCATGCCTCCTAATAAAGAGGCCAGCGGTCTCAGTAGTTCACCAGCGGGGCTCATCTGCCTCCCTCCAATCTCTGAGGAGCTACAGCTTGTGTGGACCCAAGCAACCCAGACCAGTGAGCTAGACAGCAATGAACACCTGCTAAAAACCTTCAGCTATTTTCCCTATCCCAGCCTAGCAGACATTGCCCTTCTCTGCCTACGTTATGGGTTGCAGATGGAGAAAGTCAAGACTTGGTTTATGGCCCAGCGCCTCCGCTGTGGTATTAGCTGGTCGTCTGAAGAAATAGAAGAGACTCGAGCCCGAGTAGTCTACCGTCGGGACCAACTCCATTTCAAATCCCTTCTCTCTTTTACTCATCATGCAGGACGGCCCCCAGAGGAGGTGCCTCCTCCTCCAATGCCAGCTCCAGCACAAGTTGGTATTGGAATAGGTCCTCCAACTCTTAGCAAGCCCACCCAGACGAAAGGATTGAAGGTAGAGCCTGAGGAATCCTCTCAGATGCCACCACTGCCACAGAGTCACCAAAAATTAAAGGAGTCCCTGATGACACCTGGCAGTGGAGCATTCCCCCACCAATCAGATTTTTGGCAACATCTTCAAAGCAGTGGCCTCTCAAAGGAGCAGGCAGGCAGGGGTCCCAACCAGTCACATGGCATAGGTACTGCTTCCTGGAACCACTCCACAACCGTCCACCAGCCACAAGCTCGGGATAAACCCCCACCAATTGCATTAATTGCCAGTAGTTGTAAGGAGGAGTCAGCATCTAGTGTtactccctcttcttcctctaccTCTTCTTTCCAGGTACTGGCTAATGGAGCTACTGCTGCCTCTAAATCCCTCCAGCCACTAGGCTGTGTCCCACAGTCAGTGTCACCCAGTGAACAGGCATTACCCCCACATCTGGAACCAGCCTGGCCCCAAGGGCTACGGCATAACTCAGTACCAGGTAGAGTTGGCCCCACAGAGTACCTTTCCCCAGATATGCAACGCCAGCGAAAGACCAAGCGCAAAACCAAAGAGCAGCTGGCTAtccttaaatccttttttttaCAGTGCCAATGGGCACGGCGTGAGGATTACCAAAAGTTAGAACAGATCACTGGTTTACCTCGGCCTGAGATCATTCAGTGGTTTGGTGACACACGCTATGCCTTGAAGCATGGGCAACTAAAATGGTTTCGGGACAATGCAGTACCTGGTGCCCCTAGTTTCCAAGACCCAGCAATTCctacaccaccaccatcaacccGCTCCTTGAATGAAAGGGCTGAGACACCACCTCTGCCAATCCCTCCACCTGCACCGGATATACAACCCTTGGAGAGGTACTGGGCAGCCCACCAACAGCTATGGGAAACTGATATCCCTCAATTGAGTCAGGCATCAAGGCTTAGCACCCAGCAGGTACTGGATTGGTTTGACTCTCGATTACCTCAGCCAGCTGAGGTGGTAGTTTGTCtagatgaagaagaggaagaggaggaggaagaactgCCAGAAGAtggtgaggaagaagaggaggaggaggaagaggaagatgatgatgatgatgatgatgtgatcATACAAGACTga